In one window of Janthinobacterium sp. 1_2014MBL_MicDiv DNA:
- the yiaA gene encoding inner membrane protein YiaA produces MLPSPVQRPSSAFIGASWAALLIGAITYLSGLWNATMALNEKGYYFTLLLYGLFAAISLQKSVRDRAEGIAVTGIYFGLCWISVLLALLLLTAGLWNATLHNSEKGFYAMAFLLSLFAAVAVQKNVRDVARATAATPAEATGT; encoded by the coding sequence ATGCTGCCATCCCCCGTCCAACGCCCGAGCAGCGCCTTTATCGGCGCTTCCTGGGCCGCCCTGCTGATCGGCGCCATCACCTACCTGTCGGGCCTGTGGAACGCCACCATGGCGCTCAACGAGAAGGGCTATTATTTCACCCTCCTCCTGTACGGCCTGTTCGCCGCCATCTCGCTGCAAAAATCCGTGCGCGACCGCGCCGAGGGTATCGCCGTCACCGGCATCTACTTTGGCCTGTGCTGGATTTCCGTGCTGCTGGCCTTGCTGCTGCTGACGGCCGGCCTGTGGAATGCCACCCTGCACAACAGCGAAAAGGGCTTCTATGCGATGGCCTTCCTGTTGAGCCTGTTTGCCGCCGTGGCCGTGCAAAAGAACGTGCGCGACGTGGCGCGCGCCACGGCGGCCACGCCGGCCGAGGCGACGGGAACCTAA
- a CDS encoding EAL domain-containing protein: MSDQQKRLQMALEAAHMAIWDSRIVAGRVIDGSVSWSARGAALLGLEERALTHSFHAFLDCVHAADRDKVVAVLQEGVRRRDGYALQYRVVWPDGSEHWLAAKAQVFMDAAGRPERTLGIIWDVTEHRARELMIAERKELAEVTLSSIGDGVMTTDPQGKTRYLNRVAEQLTGWSHPMAEGLDIAQTLNLVDEHTGQAPEHVAIKCLRLRQAIGMSTHTQLITREGRRIAVEESAAPIWSRDGDILGAVVVFRDVSHERKLSQQLSWQATHDTLTGLINRREFEHLVAGALRTAKQDGHVHALLYLDLDQFKVINDTCGHGAGDVLLQLLAKMLQGQMRDSDILARLGGDELGVLLPHCPLEHARLIGEQLRQSIREFRFAWDERSFELGVSIGIVEINQDSKSMSELLSAADQACYLAKEQGRNRIHVYQESDVMLAQRHGEMLWISRLNEAFTHDYFRLYAMPIVHLRDSAEHHDEVLIRIRNSKGDLILPGAFIPAAERYDMMLSIDRWVIRAVCHHIQSVRDSLPPLAALVESRRRAPALYSINLSGMSLADTGLQDYITEQFVQYAIAPEQICFEITETAIIANLPKAQAFMHKLKALGCRFSLDDFGSGFSSFGYLKALPVDYLKIDGVFVRDIASNAINRAMVKAINEVGHVMGLQTVAEYVEDAATLAIIRDLGIDYAQGYAVGKLRPLTAGAD, from the coding sequence ATGAGCGACCAGCAAAAACGATTGCAAATGGCACTGGAAGCGGCGCACATGGCGATCTGGGATTCGCGCATCGTCGCGGGCCGGGTCATCGACGGCTCGGTGAGCTGGTCGGCCAGGGGCGCGGCCCTGCTGGGCCTGGAGGAGCGCGCGCTCACGCATTCCTTCCACGCCTTCCTCGACTGCGTGCATGCCGCCGACCGCGACAAGGTAGTGGCCGTGCTGCAGGAAGGCGTGCGCCGGCGCGACGGCTATGCGCTGCAATACCGCGTCGTCTGGCCCGACGGCAGCGAACACTGGCTGGCGGCGAAGGCGCAAGTGTTCATGGATGCGGCAGGCCGGCCCGAGCGTACGCTGGGCATCATCTGGGATGTCACCGAACACCGGGCGCGCGAACTCATGATTGCCGAGCGCAAGGAACTGGCCGAAGTGACGCTCAGTTCCATCGGCGACGGCGTGATGACCACCGACCCGCAGGGCAAGACGCGCTACCTGAACCGCGTGGCCGAGCAGTTGACGGGCTGGAGCCACCCGATGGCCGAGGGCCTCGACATTGCGCAAACGCTGAACCTGGTCGATGAACACACGGGCCAGGCGCCCGAGCACGTGGCCATCAAGTGTTTGCGCCTGCGCCAGGCCATCGGCATGTCCACGCACACGCAGCTGATCACGCGCGAAGGGCGACGCATCGCCGTCGAGGAATCGGCCGCGCCGATCTGGTCGCGCGACGGCGACATCCTCGGCGCCGTCGTCGTGTTTCGCGACGTCAGCCACGAGCGCAAGCTGAGCCAGCAGCTGTCGTGGCAAGCCACGCACGACACCCTGACGGGCCTGATCAACCGGCGCGAGTTCGAACACCTGGTGGCCGGCGCCCTGCGCACGGCCAAGCAGGATGGCCACGTGCATGCGCTGCTGTACCTGGACCTCGACCAGTTCAAAGTCATCAACGATACCTGCGGCCACGGCGCCGGCGACGTGTTGCTGCAGCTGCTCGCGAAAATGCTGCAGGGACAGATGCGCGACAGCGACATCCTGGCGCGCCTCGGTGGCGACGAACTGGGCGTGCTGCTGCCGCACTGTCCGCTCGAGCATGCGCGCCTGATCGGCGAGCAGCTGCGCCAGTCCATCCGCGAATTCCGTTTCGCCTGGGACGAACGCAGCTTCGAGCTGGGCGTGAGCATCGGCATCGTCGAAATCAACCAGGACAGCAAATCCATGAGCGAGCTGCTGAGCGCGGCCGACCAGGCGTGCTACCTGGCCAAGGAGCAGGGCCGCAACCGCATCCACGTGTACCAGGAATCGGATGTCATGCTGGCGCAGCGGCATGGCGAAATGCTGTGGATTTCGCGCCTGAACGAAGCGTTCACGCACGATTATTTCCGCCTGTACGCCATGCCCATCGTGCACCTGCGCGACAGCGCGGAACACCACGACGAAGTGCTGATCCGCATCCGCAACAGCAAGGGCGACCTGATCTTGCCCGGCGCCTTCATTCCCGCCGCCGAACGCTACGACATGATGCTGTCCATCGACCGCTGGGTGATCCGCGCCGTCTGCCACCATATCCAGAGCGTGCGCGACAGCCTGCCGCCGCTCGCCGCACTGGTGGAAAGCCGCCGCCGCGCGCCGGCCCTGTACTCGATCAACCTGTCGGGCATGTCGCTGGCCGACACGGGCTTGCAGGACTACATCACCGAGCAGTTCGTGCAATACGCGATCGCGCCCGAACAGATCTGCTTTGAAATCACGGAAACGGCCATCATCGCCAACCTGCCCAAGGCACAGGCCTTCATGCACAAGCTCAAGGCCCTCGGCTGCCGCTTCTCGCTCGACGACTTCGGCAGCGGCTTTTCCTCGTTCGGCTACCTGAAAGCCTTGCCCGTCGATTACCTGAAGATCGACGGCGTCTTCGTGCGCGACATCGCCAGCAACGCCATCAACCGCGCCATGGTCAAGGCCATCAATGAAGTGGGCCACGTGATGGGCCTGCAAACGGTGGCCGAGTACGTGGAAGACGCGGCGACGCTGGCCATCATCCGCGACCTGGGCATTGACTATGCGCAAGGCTACGCCGTGGGCAAGCTGCGCCCGCTGACGGCCGGCGCGGACTAG
- the hemN gene encoding oxygen-independent coproporphyrinogen III oxidase, which produces MPTLLSSASAELDAVVEFDPVIIGKMSQSGPRYTSYPTADRFNGEFGYGNFLEALAALRMRGGRRPLSLYVHVPFCDTLCYYCACNKIITKDRSKAATYLSYLKQEIAMQGKLFAGMNQIEQLHFGGGTPTYLSEKQMDELMAHLRQHFDFASDEDGEYSIEIDPRSVSRERVFSLRAQGFNRISLGVQDFDADVQKAVNRIQPEAETVAIMQAARDAGFRSISIDLIYGLPKQNLETMTETLRKVISASPDRIALYHYAHMPHLFKPQRRILDADMPDSATKLAMLGLCIARLTAAGYVYIGMDHFAKPTDDLAVAQRQGRLHRNFQGYSTRAEADLIACGVSAISSVGAVYSQNEKTLDAYYERLDEGVLPIARGIKLDTDDLLRRIIIQMLMCNFELSIATIEQAHPVTFRSYFAAELEKLRELARDGLLVIEEDWLTVTPKGRLLIRNICMVFDRYLTLARANAALDAVQPLRYSKTV; this is translated from the coding sequence ATGCCTACACTACTCAGCAGTGCTTCCGCCGAACTGGATGCGGTCGTCGAATTCGACCCGGTCATCATCGGCAAGATGAGCCAGTCCGGCCCCCGCTACACGTCCTACCCGACCGCCGACCGTTTCAACGGAGAATTTGGCTACGGTAATTTCCTTGAAGCCCTGGCCGCGCTGCGCATGCGCGGCGGCCGCCGTCCGCTGTCGCTGTACGTGCACGTGCCGTTCTGCGACACCCTGTGCTACTACTGCGCCTGCAACAAGATCATCACGAAAGACCGCAGCAAGGCCGCCACCTACCTCAGCTATCTGAAGCAGGAAATCGCCATGCAGGGCAAGCTGTTTGCCGGCATGAACCAGATCGAGCAGCTGCACTTCGGCGGCGGCACGCCGACGTACCTGAGCGAAAAGCAGATGGACGAACTGATGGCCCATTTGCGCCAGCATTTCGACTTCGCCTCCGATGAGGACGGCGAGTATTCGATCGAGATCGACCCGCGCAGCGTATCGCGCGAACGCGTGTTTTCGCTGCGCGCACAGGGTTTCAACCGCATCAGCCTGGGCGTGCAGGATTTCGACGCCGACGTGCAAAAAGCCGTCAACCGCATCCAGCCGGAAGCGGAAACGGTGGCCATCATGCAGGCCGCGCGCGACGCCGGTTTCCGCTCGATCAGCATCGACCTGATCTACGGCTTGCCGAAGCAAAACCTGGAAACGATGACGGAAACCCTGCGCAAGGTAATTTCCGCCAGTCCCGACCGCATCGCCCTGTACCACTACGCGCACATGCCGCACCTGTTCAAGCCGCAGCGCCGCATCCTCGACGCCGACATGCCCGACAGCGCCACCAAGCTGGCCATGCTGGGCCTGTGCATCGCCCGCCTGACGGCGGCCGGCTATGTCTACATCGGCATGGACCATTTCGCCAAGCCGACGGACGACCTGGCCGTGGCGCAGCGCCAGGGCCGTTTGCACCGCAACTTCCAGGGTTACTCGACGCGCGCGGAAGCGGACCTGATCGCCTGCGGCGTGTCGGCCATCAGCTCCGTGGGCGCCGTCTACAGCCAGAATGAAAAGACGCTGGACGCGTACTACGAAAGACTCGACGAAGGCGTGCTACCGATCGCGCGCGGCATCAAGCTCGATACGGACGATTTATTGCGCCGTATCATCATCCAGATGCTGATGTGCAATTTCGAACTGTCGATCGCCACCATCGAACAGGCCCATCCCGTGACCTTCCGCAGCTATTTCGCCGCCGAGCTGGAAAAACTGCGCGAGCTGGCGCGCGACGGCCTGCTCGTCATCGAGGAAGACTGGCTGACGGTGACGCCGAAAGGGCGCTTGCTGATCCGCAATATCTGCATGGTCTTCGACCGCTACCTGACCCTGGCCCGCGCCAACGCCGCGCTGGACGCCGTGCAGCCGTTGCGCTACTCGAAAACCGTGTAA
- a CDS encoding methyl-accepting chemotaxis protein has product MRQNLPVTNREVLVLDDQAIVSKTDMNGNIVYVNPYFSQVSGFSEAELLGSPQNIVRHPDMPAEAFADLWASIQAGTPWTGLVKNRCKNGDFYWVRANVTPIREAGKTIGYMSVRVKADKDQVKVAEEAYAAIRNQEDGKIVIKHGQIVRPGLAHLLHSLTHMSLNLRIWAATSIVNCLQLLVCIISLFASGGEITNYAIFGATLFGFLINVFLWYTLRMSVLKPLGKALNGARAIAAGDLSGSFETDSTDEVGQLLRALQQMNSNLIATIRDVRINVETMAVATKQIAVGNMDLSGRTESQAASLEETASSIEEFSSTVKQNADNSVQANELAVAASKVAVQGGEIVAEVITTMDDINTSSKKIVDIIGLIEGIAFQTNILALNAAVEAARAGEQGKGFAVVAGEVRNLAQRSSLAAKDIKQLIEISVGKVGAGMLQVNRAGATMEQVVSSVQQVTAIMQEISIASREQSIGVDQVNQAIAHMDQVTQQNAALVEEAAAAATRLAEEAASLSQAVSLFNFGKMPPPRRVAMPGGKSGAASATQAGKPSGLKRLAA; this is encoded by the coding sequence ATGCGCCAAAATTTGCCAGTGACTAACCGTGAAGTCCTCGTCTTGGACGATCAGGCCATCGTGTCGAAAACGGATATGAACGGCAATATCGTGTATGTGAACCCCTACTTCAGCCAGGTCAGCGGCTTCAGCGAGGCAGAGCTGCTCGGCTCGCCACAAAACATCGTGCGCCACCCGGACATGCCGGCCGAGGCGTTTGCCGACCTGTGGGCCTCGATCCAGGCCGGCACGCCGTGGACGGGCCTGGTCAAGAACCGCTGCAAGAACGGCGACTTTTACTGGGTGCGCGCCAACGTCACGCCCATCCGCGAAGCGGGCAAGACCATCGGCTACATGTCCGTGCGCGTAAAGGCGGACAAGGACCAGGTGAAGGTGGCCGAGGAAGCGTACGCGGCCATCCGCAACCAGGAAGACGGCAAGATCGTCATCAAGCACGGGCAGATCGTGCGCCCCGGCCTGGCGCACCTGCTGCACAGCCTGACGCACATGTCGCTGAACCTGCGCATCTGGGCCGCCACCTCCATCGTCAACTGCCTGCAACTGCTGGTGTGCATCATCAGCCTGTTCGCCAGCGGCGGCGAGATCACCAACTACGCCATCTTCGGCGCCACCCTGTTCGGCTTCCTGATCAACGTCTTCCTCTGGTACACCTTGCGCATGTCCGTGCTCAAACCGCTGGGCAAGGCCCTGAACGGCGCGCGCGCGATCGCCGCCGGCGACCTGTCGGGCAGTTTTGAAACGGACAGCACGGATGAAGTGGGGCAATTGCTGCGCGCGCTGCAGCAGATGAACAGCAACCTGATCGCCACCATCCGCGACGTGCGCATCAACGTGGAAACCATGGCCGTGGCCACCAAGCAAATCGCCGTCGGCAATATGGACTTGTCGGGCCGCACGGAATCGCAGGCGGCCAGCCTGGAAGAAACGGCCTCGAGCATCGAGGAATTCTCGTCGACCGTGAAACAGAATGCGGACAATTCCGTGCAGGCCAACGAGCTGGCCGTGGCCGCCTCGAAAGTGGCCGTGCAGGGCGGCGAAATCGTCGCCGAGGTGATCACCACCATGGACGACATCAATACCTCGTCGAAGAAAATCGTCGACATCATCGGCTTGATCGAAGGCATCGCCTTCCAGACCAACATCCTGGCCTTGAACGCGGCCGTGGAAGCGGCCCGCGCCGGCGAACAGGGCAAGGGCTTTGCCGTCGTCGCGGGCGAGGTGCGCAACCTGGCGCAGCGCTCCTCGCTGGCGGCCAAGGACATCAAGCAGCTGATTGAAATTTCCGTCGGCAAGGTGGGCGCCGGCATGCTGCAGGTCAACCGCGCCGGCGCCACCATGGAGCAAGTGGTCAGCTCGGTGCAGCAGGTGACGGCCATCATGCAGGAAATCTCCATCGCCTCGCGCGAGCAGAGCATCGGCGTCGACCAGGTCAACCAGGCCATCGCCCACATGGACCAGGTGACGCAGCAAAACGCGGCCCTCGTGGAAGAAGCGGCCGCGGCCGCCACGCGCCTGGCGGAAGAAGCGGCCAGCCTGTCGCAAGCCGTGAGCCTGTTCAATTTCGGCAAGATGCCGCCGCCGCGCCGTGTCGCCATGCCAGGCGGCAAATCGGGCGCCGCAAGCGCTACGCAAGCCGGCAAGCCCAGCGGCCTGAAACGCCTGGCCGCCTAA
- a CDS encoding sulfite exporter TauE/SafE family protein, with translation MNALSLVPMFLVGLAGSVHCIGMCGGIVGALSLSGAAPAQAARPVIAIAVARPAWQTTSHSNVLRVLVYNGGRIGSYMLAGAVAGSLAGAGMLHLAALQVAGYWLANLMLVALGLYLMDAWRGLAHLEAAGNLIWRRVRPLLKPLMPMDTPCKALAVGGLWGWVPCGMVYSALLTAMLQGSALSGAAAMGAFGLGTLPMLLGMGLLGTRLRAQLQRRPVRIASGVLVLGFGVLGLLRAAHGVSLGWLDALCVTGHP, from the coding sequence ATGAACGCCCTCAGCCTCGTGCCCATGTTCCTGGTCGGCCTGGCCGGCAGCGTGCACTGCATCGGCATGTGCGGCGGCATCGTCGGCGCGCTGTCGCTCAGCGGCGCTGCACCGGCACAGGCCGCCCGCCCCGTGATCGCCATCGCCGTGGCGCGCCCCGCATGGCAGACAACCTCGCACTCGAACGTGCTGCGCGTGCTCGTGTATAACGGCGGGCGCATCGGCAGCTACATGCTGGCCGGCGCCGTGGCCGGCAGCCTGGCCGGCGCCGGCATGCTGCACCTCGCCGCGCTGCAAGTGGCCGGCTACTGGCTGGCCAACCTGATGCTCGTCGCCCTGGGCCTGTACCTGATGGATGCCTGGCGCGGCCTGGCGCACCTGGAGGCCGCCGGCAACCTGATCTGGCGCCGCGTGCGCCCCTTATTGAAACCCCTGATGCCGATGGATACGCCGTGCAAGGCGCTGGCCGTGGGCGGGCTGTGGGGCTGGGTGCCGTGCGGCATGGTCTACAGCGCCTTGCTGACGGCCATGCTGCAAGGCTCGGCCCTGAGCGGCGCGGCCGCCATGGGCGCCTTCGGCCTCGGCACCCTGCCCATGCTGTTGGGCATGGGCTTGCTGGGCACGCGGCTGCGCGCGCAGCTGCAGCGCCGTCCCGTGCGCATCGCCAGCGGCGTGCTGGTGCTGGGCTTTGGCGTGCTGGGCTTGCTGCGCGCGGCCCATGGCGTATCGCTGGGCTGGCTCGACGCCCTGTGCGTCACGGGCCATCCATGA